A segment of the Chitinispirillales bacterium ANBcel5 genome:
GCTGAAAGTGCGGGATATACGTTTATGCCGTCGAGAATTTTGGGATAAAGATTTTATGGGGCTAAAGGCAATGGATTGGGTCACCCCCTGGCGTCAATGGTGAAAGCGTGAGAGGATCCGTTTGGGGGGGACCCTTGGGCTATTATCGCGGGAGGAGAGAAAATTTGGAATTTGGAATGAAGGAATGAAGGAATGTATCTACACTTCAGCTCGGTCTTACTGGGTTGCACTTAGTCAGTTCCTCGAGCATGCCCTGAGCAGTTCCTTGAGCATGAATATATATAACAGTTCCCCGAACGTAGTCGAGGGGCGTATCTGTTCTAATATACTATGAAGAAAATGGTAACTATCCAGCTATCCCTTTTCCTGCTCAACGCTCAATGCTCATAGCTATTTGAAGGGACCCTTAGGCTATTATCGCGGGAGGAGGGGAGGGAGAACGGAATTTGGTCTTGGTCTTCCTCTTAAGCGCTGAAAGCGCGTGATACTATAGCCCGGGGTAAGCCAGTCTTCTGGCACCACCCCGGGTGCTGGCGCCCAGTACGTACTTTTTTTCCTGCTCAAAGCTCACCGTTTATAGCTTATCTTTTTGTACTTAATTATTTTAAATAGATTAAATGAATCCAATTGCATTTGCTGGTTTCTGCAAAAAAACACTTATCATATCAAAAACCTTTTCAGGAGTTAAACACATGGTACGCACCTTTCCCCAAAAGCCCTTGTTGTCTGCGGGTTTTGTTCTGTTATTATCACTAACGGTATTTGCTCAGCGCAGTGCCATTGAGTTTTATGATACTACCTCCAGTCCTACTGCAACGTTTGGGTATCAGGGATCGTCTGAAACAGGAGAGTTTTTTCTCGAGACCTTTTCCCGTGGCAGAGACATGACAGTAAAGGAGGGTAATCTCACTGTGCCAGGTGCCGTTGAAGCGGGGAGCTTTGCGGGGGATGGGTCTGAGCTAACCGGGGTTACTCCAAAAGATAATTCAGTAACAACGGAAAAGATCGCCGATGGCGCGGTGACCGATGAGAAAATAGAATCGGTAAGCTGGGAAAAGGTTGAAGGCAGGCCTGAAACTCCCACAGGTGAAGTTGGAGAGGGATCAATTACCACCGAAAAGATCGCCGATGGCGCTGTAACGGATGAGAAGATCGACTCGGTAAGCTGGAGTAAGATAAAAGGCCGGCCGGAGATTCCCACAGGTGAGATAGGAGAGGGATCAATTACCACCGAAAAGATCGCCGATGGCGCTGTAACGGATGAGAAGATCGACTCGGTAAGCTGGAGTAAGATAAAAGGCCGGCCGGAGATTCCCACAGGTGAGATAGGAGAGGGATCAATTACCACCGAAAAGATCGCCGATGGCGCGGTAACGGATGAGAAGATCGATTCTGTTAGCTGGAGTAAAATCAAAGATAGGCCTGAAATTCCCACAGGAGAAATTGGTGAGGGGGAGATTACTACTGAAATGATTGCTGAAGGGGCGGTAACGGATGACAAAATCAGTAGCGTGTCAGCTTCAAAAGTAGAAGGTATATCTAAGGATATGGTTGATGGCCTTGCACCCGCTTTGGAAGGAAAGGCAGATACAGGTCATGACCATAATGTGCTTGGAGAAATGGTATTCATAAATGATACAAGTGTTGGTATTGGAGTCGCTTCACCAACGCGTGCATTGGATGTCCGTGGAGCTGCAAGGTTAAATGGGAGAGTTGGTATAGGACGGGCACCTTTAGACGCTGCATTGTCTATAGGAGGTGAGAGTGCATCAGATGCAGCTATTAACTTTCAACATTCAAACGGTAATCGTTATTGGATATTATCAGATAGTAGTGGGTTATTCTCATTGGGGGGCACCGGAGTGGATATCCCATCCTCCGGTGTGGTTAGAATAAGAAGAACTGTGGGTATAAATACTGATCCCCATGATGATCATGCTCTGCGGGTTAATGGTGATGTTGTAATTACAGGAAATTTAACCGAGAATGGTAGTTTTTCCACCTCCGACTCCACTTTCAAAACAATTACCGACACTATCACTAACGCCCTCTCCACCGTTTCTTCACTCCAGGGCATCGGCTTTAACTGGAAAGCGGATGAATATCCTGAACGTAACTTTTCTGACCGCCGCCAAATCGGCTTTATCGCTCAGGAGGTTGAACAGGTACTTCCGGAGCTTGTGCACACCGACGCCGATGGATACAAATCCCTCTCCTACGATAAGCTTACTGCGGTTTTGGTGGAAGCAATAAAAGAGCAGCAAATGGTGATTGAAGAGCAAAATGCCCAAATGGAAGAACAAAAATTAGAAAACGAAACACTAAGAGCAGAAATTGAAACCATAAAAAAGCATTTGGGATTAGAGTAGATTTAGTATTCGTTTTAGCACGCCCGCACCAGGCAGGCGTGCTATCCCCCCCCACCCGGACCAGCCCTTCCCAAATCCATCTATAAACATATGTTATATTTGTATAAGTATGGTATACTATGGAACCAGGCAGGATACACTATGAAAAAAGAGTTAAAAGAGAAAACCGCCCCGATCTGGTCTGCTCAGGAGATGGCGCTAATCGACCTTTTATCCCAAAAGCTGGCCAATGCAGGTATGAAGGATGAGGAGCAGTGGATGAGCAATAACCTCTCTGCCCTTCACCACCAGGCCCGAGCTTTGGAACTTTATCCCTCTATACTGCAGTGTAATCGCATTGGCAGTGCTCAAAG
Coding sequences within it:
- a CDS encoding tail fiber domain-containing protein, with protein sequence MVRTFPQKPLLSAGFVLLLSLTVFAQRSAIEFYDTTSSPTATFGYQGSSETGEFFLETFSRGRDMTVKEGNLTVPGAVEAGSFAGDGSELTGVTPKDNSVTTEKIADGAVTDEKIESVSWEKVEGRPETPTGEVGEGSITTEKIADGAVTDEKIDSVSWSKIKGRPEIPTGEIGEGSITTEKIADGAVTDEKIDSVSWSKIKGRPEIPTGEIGEGSITTEKIADGAVTDEKIDSVSWSKIKDRPEIPTGEIGEGEITTEMIAEGAVTDDKISSVSASKVEGISKDMVDGLAPALEGKADTGHDHNVLGEMVFINDTSVGIGVASPTRALDVRGAARLNGRVGIGRAPLDAALSIGGESASDAAINFQHSNGNRYWILSDSSGLFSLGGTGVDIPSSGVVRIRRTVGINTDPHDDHALRVNGDVVITGNLTENGSFSTSDSTFKTITDTITNALSTVSSLQGIGFNWKADEYPERNFSDRRQIGFIAQEVEQVLPELVHTDADGYKSLSYDKLTAVLVEAIKEQQMVIEEQNAQMEEQKLENETLRAEIETIKKHLGLE